From one Doryrhamphus excisus isolate RoL2022-K1 chromosome 9, RoL_Dexc_1.0, whole genome shotgun sequence genomic stretch:
- the csrnp3 gene encoding cysteine/serine-rich nuclear protein 3 isoform X2 gives MSGILKRKFEEVEASSSPCSSLRESDDEVSCSESGNSSDSVNPSAAGPFMPGSILKREKRVCTRRVRFEKVTVYYFSRRQGFTSVPSQGGSTLGMSNRHSWVKQYSLGEFAMEQERLHRDMLRDHLKEEKLNSIKLKLTKNGTVESEEANTLTAEDISDDDIDLDNTEVDEYFFLQPLTTKKRRALLRSSGVKKIDVEEKHELRAIRMSREDCGCDCRVFCEPETCACSNAGIKCQVDRMSFPCGCSKEGCSNSSGRVEFNPIRVRTHFLHTIMKLELEKSREQEQASPSNGCHGNDSTTANPLVPSQHRLDFALPDAVPQSGVHLQTSDEMEAPLEEDEEDEDEEEEDEEEEEEEENEDEEDSSSVFSGISDSSTQSLANSDSEEDEEDEDEERSDTCPTEAPLASVLCYDNHVNGSTYLINSSPADYYQLGTSSSAPNGQSSQSGEPFGGTLAFPEPISNPQSQQGVFPNQDQYSTHCNLSTNVSHYTTPDQDQPSQADFADPPQNQTQFHNYLNNNVPFSPCGSCASAELPPPPPNINARPDLSLLATGTKNLSLPAL, from the exons ATGAGCGGAATACTGAAGAGAAAATTCGAGGAGGTGgaggcctcctcctccccgtGCTCGTCCTTAAGGGAGTCTGATGATGAAGTATCCTGCAGCGAGAGCGGGAATAGCAGCGACAGCGTCAACCCGTCCGCCGCTGGTCCTTTCATGC CCGGTTCCATCCTGAAGCGGGAGAAGCGTGTCTGCACGCGGCGGGTGCGCTTTGAGAAGGTGACAGTGTACTACTTCAGCCGGCGCCAGGGCTTCACCAGCGTGCCCAGCCAGGGCGGCAGCACCCTGGGCATGTCCAACAGGCACAGCTGGGTCAAGCAGTACTCGCTCGGGGAGTTCGCCATGGAGCAGGAGAGGCTGCACAGAGACATGTTGAGAGACCACCTCAAGGAGGAGAAGCTGAACTCCATCAAGCTCAAG TTGACCAAGAACGGCACAGTGGAGTCCGAGGAGGCCAACACGCTGACGGCGGAGGACATTTCCGACGACGACATCGACCTGGACAACACGGAAGTGGACGAGTACTTCTTCCTGCAGCCGCTCACCACCAAAAAGAGGCGGGCCCTGCTCCGCTCCTCCGGCGTCAAGAAGATCGACGTGGAGGAGAAGCATGAGCTCCGGGCCATCCGAATGTCCCGGGAGGACTGCGGCTGCGATTGCAGAGTCTTCTGTGAGCCCGAGACCTGCGCCTGCAGCAATGCAGGAATCAAGTGCCAG GTGGACCGTATGTCCTTCCCGTGCGGCTGCAGCAAGGAAGGCTGCAGCAACTCCAGCGGCAGAGTGGAGTTTAATCCCATCCGCGTTCGGACACACTTCCTGCACACCATCATGAAGCTGGAACTGGAGAAGAGTCGCGAGCAGGAGCAAGCGTCCCCCTCCAACGGTTGCCACGGCAACGACAGCACCACCGCTAACCCTCTGGTTCCATCTCAGCACAGGCTGGACTTCGCGCTGCCGGACGCCGTTCCCCAAAGCGGCGTGCACCTGCAGACGTCGGACGAGATGGAGGCGCCgctggaggaggacgaggaggatgaagatgaggaggaagaggatgaagaggaggaggaggaagaggagaatgaGGACGAGGAGGACAGCAGTAGCGTTTTCAGCGGGATTTCGGACTCCAGCACTCAGAGTTTAGCCAACAGTGACTccgaggaggatgaggaggatgaagacgagGAGAGGTCAGACACGTGCCCCACGGAGGCGCCCTTGGCGTCCGTGTTGTGTTACGACAACCACGTGAACGGAAGCACTTATTTAATCAACTCCTCCCCCGCTGACTACTATCAGCTGGGGACCTCTAGCTCCGCCCCAAACGGCCAAAGCAGCCAGTCGGGCGAGCCCTTCGGGGGCACCTTAGCATTCCCGGAGCCAATCAGCAACCCCCAAAGCCAGCAGGGCGTCTTCCCCAATCAGGACCAATACTCAACACATTGTAATCTGAGTACTAATGTATCCCATTACACCACACCCGACCAGGACCAGCCGTCCCAAGCGGACTTTGCAGACCCGCCCCAGAACCAGACGCAGTTTCACAACTACCTGAACAACAACGTCCCCTTCAGCCCCTGCGGCTCGTGTGCGAGCGCCgagctgccgccgccgccgcccaaCATCAACGCACGTCCCGACCTCAGCTTGCTCGCCACCGGCACCAAGAACCTGTCCTTACCTGCCCTGTGA
- the ttc21b gene encoding tetratricopeptide repeat protein 21B yields the protein MANEETTLALIRYYCNEKYFNHAVDAAATALTKFRGDPVLGFLHAYGTLMQDHIGEATAELDTIKDTADVSLCTLMALVYAEKKRTKPDKEVIQELEAKIKEDRKSASPQSLYHAGMFLWLLGRHDKAREYTERMIKLSNGSKEGVILKAWIDVTCGKEAYGRKAGKYFDEGLKDGPDVFALMGKAQYYEYRQNYSGALDVVNKVIATFPTFLPALVKKMKLFLNLQDWEQTTETAIRVLQMNKNDLDALQMLTLHCLCKNGDIAESTKHLSSVASSLDVREPHNPELVYRTSLAFSRVCGRSEKVLEQVFRMVEKAFSAAPGSSDIATELGFLLVLQGRIKEAMKWYKTAMTLDETSLPALTGIIRCQLIEGRLEDADQQLEFLTEIQQSIGKSGDLLYLRALVAVKKHRPQEEVTKLLDDAVETHFSTLQGLPLSVEYFQKLNPDFLLEIVKEYLALCPTKPSAQGQSPAPQLRRCAALLDTVVKIVPGLLQGLFLQAKVRYLTGDLDAAQNSLHHCLEQCPSHIDTHLLMAQIHLLRGNFSLCFQSLELCLSHNFQIREHPLYLLIKAQAKKKMGELTEAIQTLQMAMSLPGVCRAGSAKSKSRTMELSPADCVSIFLELAEALWVNGEQHEAAKVMQDAINEFSGTPEELRVTIANADLALLRGDTELALSMLRNITPEQPYYIQATEKMADIYLNHKKDKRLYVSCYREIVDKLPSPHTFVLLGDAYMHILEPEKAIEVYEHALEKTPNDGTLASKFGKALVKTHYYSKAIHYYEAALKTEQQTFLRYDLAELLMKMKQYERCEKVLHDALSHEPVKEVAGLSADCRYLMLLAKVQNKVDKTEEALLSLQRARDVQAKVLKRVESEEPDAIPAQKQLAAKICAEIAQHYTSQRGYERAVKFYKEALVYCENDHKVMLDLAQMFLTLDEVDACQEQCSVILKKDQFNEDATLMMADLMFRRQDYEQAVFRYQQLLERKPDNYPTLSRLIDLLRRAGKLEDVSRFFDRAEKHSSRAKFDPGFNYCKGLYLWYTGEPNAALRHFNQARKDNDWGQNAIYNMIEIYLNPDNDTMGGEVFENLDGEIGNSTEKQETEQVAVRTAERLVKEIRPQTPGGHVQLRILENYCLLATKQKANIEKALSVFTEIATNEKDHVPALLAMATAYMMLKQTPRARNQLKRIAKMTWNIVDADEFEKSWLLLADIYIHSAKYDLADDLLKRCLNHNKSCCKAYEYRGFIMEKEQAFRDAAFNYDLAWKYGNQSNPSIGYKLAFNFLKAKRHFDAIDVCHKVLAAHPNYPKMRKDILDKARAALRP from the exons ATGGCGAATGAAGAGACAACATTG GCTTTAATCAGATACTATTGCAATGAAAAGTACTTCAACCACGCTGTGGATGCTGCAGCGACTGCTCTGACAAAATTCAGAGGTGACCCTGTCCTGGGTTTCCTCCATGCTTATGGTACTTTAATGCAAG ATCATATTGGAGAAGCCACAGCAGAGTTGGACACAATAAAAGACACGGCAGATGTGTCCCTCTGCACGCTGATGGCACTCGTCTATGCtgagaaaaaaaggacaaaaccaG ACAAAGAAGTTATTCAAGAACTGGAAGCTAAAATTAAAGAGGATCGCAAAAGCGCCTCCCCTCAGAGTCTGTATCATGCCGGGATGTTTCTCTGGCTGCTGGGCCGGCATGACAAAGCACGGGAATACACAGAGCGAATGATCAAACTCTCCAATGGCTCCAAAGAG GGTGTAATCCTAAAAGCATGGATAGATGTGACCTGTGGGAAAGAAGCATACGGCAGAAAGGCTGGGAAATACTTTGATGAAGGACTGAAAGACGGACCAGATGTTTTTGCTCTAATGGGAAAG GCACAATACTATGAATATCGTCAGAACTACTCTGGGGCATTAGACGTGGTTAATAAAGTTATTGCCACTTTCCCCACGTTCCTGCCTGCTCTCGTGAAGAAGATGAAGTTGTTTTTAAACCTCCAAGACTGGGAGCAAACCACAGAGACGGCTATCAG GGTTcttcaaatgaataaaaatgacctTGATGCTCTACAGATGCTAACGCTACATTGTTTATGTAAAAATGGAGATATAGCTGAG TCGACAAAGCATCTTTCCAGCGTCGCCAGCAGTCTGGATGTACGGGAGCCGCACAACCCCGAGCTTGTGTACAGGACATCTCTCGCGTTTAGCCGAGTC TGCGGGCGGAGCGAGAAAGTGCTAGAGCAGGTGTTCAGGATGGTGGAGAAAGCCTTCAGCGCGGCACCAGGGAGCTCTGATATTGCTACAGAGTTGGGCTTTCTTCTGGTCCTTCAGGGTAGAATCAAAGAGGCCATGAAGTGGTACAAGACTGCAATGACGCTGGACGAGACCAGCCTCCCTGCACTAACTG GTATAATCCGGTGCCAGTTGATCGAGGGCCGCCTTGAAGATGCGGACCAACAACTGGAATTTCTCACAGAAATTCAGCAATCAATAGGAAAATCAGGG GACCTCCTGTATCTGCGTGCGCTGGTGGCAGTGAAGAAGCACCGTCCCCAAGAAGAGGTAACCAAGCTGCTGGATGATGCCGTGGAAACCCACTTCTCTACTCTGCAGGGTCTACCTCTGAGTGTGGAGTACTTTCAGAAGCTCAACCCTGACTTCCTGCTCGAGATTGTCAAGGAGTATCTGGCCCTTTGTCCTACCAAG CCTTCAGCTCAGGGCCAGTCTCCTGCTCCGCAGCTCAGACGCTGTGCCGCCTTGTTGGATACTGTGGTCAAGATTGTACCAGGTCTCCTTCAAGGACTCTTCCTCCAGGCCAAAGTCAGATACCTGACTG GCGATCTGGATGCTGCTCAGAACAGTCTGCATCACTGCCTGGAACAATGTCCTTCTCACATAGACACCCATCTGCTCATGGCGCAGATCCACTTGTTGCGTGGAAACTTCTCTTTGTGTTTCCAGTCACTGGAACTCTGCCTCAGCCACAACTTTCAG ATTCGAGAACATCCATTGTACCTGCTGATCAAAGCTCAGGCCAAGAAGAAAATGGGGGAGCTGACGGAGGCTATACAGACTTTACAAATGGCGATGAGTCTTCCTGGCGTCTGCAGAGCCGGATCAGCAAAGTCCAAAAGCAGGACAATGGAGCTGAGTCCTGCAGACTGTGTCTCCATCTTCTTGGAGCTTGCCGAGGCCCTGTGGGTTAACGGAGAGCAG CACGAAGCAGCCAAGGTCATGCAGGATGCCATCAACGAGTTCTCTGGGACTCCGGAAGAGCTTCGCGTCACGATTGCCAACGCCGACCTGGCCTTGCTTCGAGGCGACACAGAGCTGGCACTGAGCATGCTCAGAAACATCACACCCGAGCAGCCGTACTACATCCAAGCCACGGAGAAGATGGCAGACATATACCTCAACCATAAAAAGGATAAACGTCTGTACGTCAGCTGTTACAG GGAAATTGTGGACAAGCTACCGAGTCCTCACACATTCGTCTTGCTAGGGGACGCTTACATGCACATTCTCGAG CCCGAGAAAGCCATTGAGGTGTATGAGCACGCACTGGAGAAAACGCCCAACGATGGCACCCTGGCCAGCAAGTTTGGGAAAGCTCTGGTCAAGACTCATTATTACTCCAAG GCAATACATTACTATGAAGCTGCCTTGAAGACCGAGCAGCAGACCTTCCTGCGTTACGACCTGGCGGAGCTGCTGATGAAGATGAAGCAGTACGAGCGCTGTGAGAAAGTTCTGCACGATGCGCTCTCCCACGAGCCAG TGAAGGAAGTGGCTGGACTCTCTGCGGATTGCCGGTATCTTATGCTGTTAGCCAAGGTTCAGAATAAGGTTGATAAAACAGAAGAAGCCTTGCTGTCCCTCCAAAGG GCGCGAGACGTCCAGGCCAAGGTGCTGAAGCGGGTGGAATCGGAGGAGCCCGACGCCATCCCCGCGCAGAAGCAGCTCGCCGCCAAGATCTGCGCTGAGATCGCGCAACACTACACCAGTCAGAGGGGCTACGAGAGAGCCGTCAAGTTCTACAAAGAAGCTCTTGTGTATTGTGAGAACGATCACAAG GTGATGCTGGACTTGGCCCAGATGTTCCTCACCCTAGACGAGGTGGATGCGTGCCAGGAGCAATGCAGCGTCATCTTGAAGAAGGACCAGTTTAATGAGGATGCAACTCTG atGATGGCTGACCTCATGTTCAGGAGGCAAGACTATGAACAGGCGGTTTTCCGATATCAGCAACTCTTGGAGCGCAAGCCAG ACAACTACCCAACTCTGTCCCGCCTCATTGACCTGCTGAGGAGAGCAGGGAAGTTGGAAGACGTGTCCAGGTTCTTTGATCGGGCAGAAAAACATTCTTCCAGGGCCAAGTTTGACCCCGGCTTTAACTACTGTAAAGGACTGTATCTTTG GTACACGGGAGAACCTAATGCAGCTCTACGCCACTTCAACCAGGCACGGAAGGACAATGACTGGGGTCAAAATGCCATCTACAACATGATAGAAATCTACCTCAACCCTGACAACGACACCATGGGAGGAGAAGTCTTTGAGAATTTGGACGGTGAAATCGG GAACTCCACTGAGAAGCAGGAGACGGAGCAGGTTGCCGTGAGAACAGCTGAGAGACTGGTGAAAGAGATCAGGCCGCAGACGCCAGGAGGACACGTCCAGCTCCGTATCCTGGAGAACTACTGCCTCCTGGCCACCAAGCAGAAGGCCAACATCGAGAAAGCCCTCTCTGTTTTCACAGAGATTGCAACCAACGAG AAAGACCACGTACCAGCACTGCTGGCCATGGCAACGGCCTACATGATGCTAAAACAAACTCCCCGAGCGAGGAACCAACTCAAACGCATCGCAAAGATGACTTGGAACATTGTTGACGCTGATGAGTTTGAGAAGAGCTGGCTCCTCCTGGCGGATATTTACATCCATTCCGCGAAGTACGACCTGGCCGATGACCTCCTGAAGAGATGCCTGAATCATAACAAG TCGTGCTGTAAAGCGTACGAGTATCGGGGCTTCATCATGGAAAAGGAGCAGGCCTTCCGGGACGCGGCGTTCAACTACGACCTGGCGTGGAAATACGGGAACCAGTCCAACCCTAGCATTG GATACAAGCTGGCTTTCAACTTCCTGAAAGCAAAGCGTCATTTTGATGCCATCGATGTTTGTCACAAG GTGCTTGCTGCTCATCCAAATTATCCCAAAATGCGGAAGGACATCTTGGACAAAGCTCGCGCTGCCTTGAGGCCCTGA
- the csrnp3 gene encoding cysteine/serine-rich nuclear protein 3 isoform X1 has translation MPHHCSQPSFRLTGRRLGSVDRSAGPSSSIGELGWCHCSPLEVVRGAEGGALISLSTRRREWCRCVKAMSGILKRKFEEVEASSSPCSSLRESDDEVSCSESGNSSDSVNPSAAGPFMPGSILKREKRVCTRRVRFEKVTVYYFSRRQGFTSVPSQGGSTLGMSNRHSWVKQYSLGEFAMEQERLHRDMLRDHLKEEKLNSIKLKLTKNGTVESEEANTLTAEDISDDDIDLDNTEVDEYFFLQPLTTKKRRALLRSSGVKKIDVEEKHELRAIRMSREDCGCDCRVFCEPETCACSNAGIKCQVDRMSFPCGCSKEGCSNSSGRVEFNPIRVRTHFLHTIMKLELEKSREQEQASPSNGCHGNDSTTANPLVPSQHRLDFALPDAVPQSGVHLQTSDEMEAPLEEDEEDEDEEEEDEEEEEEEENEDEEDSSSVFSGISDSSTQSLANSDSEEDEEDEDEERSDTCPTEAPLASVLCYDNHVNGSTYLINSSPADYYQLGTSSSAPNGQSSQSGEPFGGTLAFPEPISNPQSQQGVFPNQDQYSTHCNLSTNVSHYTTPDQDQPSQADFADPPQNQTQFHNYLNNNVPFSPCGSCASAELPPPPPNINARPDLSLLATGTKNLSLPAL, from the exons GTGCAGATGTGTCAAGGCCATGAGCGGAATACTGAAGAGAAAATTCGAGGAGGTGgaggcctcctcctccccgtGCTCGTCCTTAAGGGAGTCTGATGATGAAGTATCCTGCAGCGAGAGCGGGAATAGCAGCGACAGCGTCAACCCGTCCGCCGCTGGTCCTTTCATGC CCGGTTCCATCCTGAAGCGGGAGAAGCGTGTCTGCACGCGGCGGGTGCGCTTTGAGAAGGTGACAGTGTACTACTTCAGCCGGCGCCAGGGCTTCACCAGCGTGCCCAGCCAGGGCGGCAGCACCCTGGGCATGTCCAACAGGCACAGCTGGGTCAAGCAGTACTCGCTCGGGGAGTTCGCCATGGAGCAGGAGAGGCTGCACAGAGACATGTTGAGAGACCACCTCAAGGAGGAGAAGCTGAACTCCATCAAGCTCAAG TTGACCAAGAACGGCACAGTGGAGTCCGAGGAGGCCAACACGCTGACGGCGGAGGACATTTCCGACGACGACATCGACCTGGACAACACGGAAGTGGACGAGTACTTCTTCCTGCAGCCGCTCACCACCAAAAAGAGGCGGGCCCTGCTCCGCTCCTCCGGCGTCAAGAAGATCGACGTGGAGGAGAAGCATGAGCTCCGGGCCATCCGAATGTCCCGGGAGGACTGCGGCTGCGATTGCAGAGTCTTCTGTGAGCCCGAGACCTGCGCCTGCAGCAATGCAGGAATCAAGTGCCAG GTGGACCGTATGTCCTTCCCGTGCGGCTGCAGCAAGGAAGGCTGCAGCAACTCCAGCGGCAGAGTGGAGTTTAATCCCATCCGCGTTCGGACACACTTCCTGCACACCATCATGAAGCTGGAACTGGAGAAGAGTCGCGAGCAGGAGCAAGCGTCCCCCTCCAACGGTTGCCACGGCAACGACAGCACCACCGCTAACCCTCTGGTTCCATCTCAGCACAGGCTGGACTTCGCGCTGCCGGACGCCGTTCCCCAAAGCGGCGTGCACCTGCAGACGTCGGACGAGATGGAGGCGCCgctggaggaggacgaggaggatgaagatgaggaggaagaggatgaagaggaggaggaggaagaggagaatgaGGACGAGGAGGACAGCAGTAGCGTTTTCAGCGGGATTTCGGACTCCAGCACTCAGAGTTTAGCCAACAGTGACTccgaggaggatgaggaggatgaagacgagGAGAGGTCAGACACGTGCCCCACGGAGGCGCCCTTGGCGTCCGTGTTGTGTTACGACAACCACGTGAACGGAAGCACTTATTTAATCAACTCCTCCCCCGCTGACTACTATCAGCTGGGGACCTCTAGCTCCGCCCCAAACGGCCAAAGCAGCCAGTCGGGCGAGCCCTTCGGGGGCACCTTAGCATTCCCGGAGCCAATCAGCAACCCCCAAAGCCAGCAGGGCGTCTTCCCCAATCAGGACCAATACTCAACACATTGTAATCTGAGTACTAATGTATCCCATTACACCACACCCGACCAGGACCAGCCGTCCCAAGCGGACTTTGCAGACCCGCCCCAGAACCAGACGCAGTTTCACAACTACCTGAACAACAACGTCCCCTTCAGCCCCTGCGGCTCGTGTGCGAGCGCCgagctgccgccgccgccgcccaaCATCAACGCACGTCCCGACCTCAGCTTGCTCGCCACCGGCACCAAGAACCTGTCCTTACCTGCCCTGTGA
- the galnt3 gene encoding polypeptide N-acetylgalactosaminyltransferase 3 yields MSSLRRLLRRRLRPLKVAVAAAVFVTFMVFMQWEVGRQGPQEDPWLKEIKEKRDSMLGMVMGAVQNFREAMPKMQIKAPVRQRDGANNTSCLPGHYTPAELKTALERPPQNPLAPGAGGKAFNTDSLSPEEQKEKQSGQDKHCFNLYASDRISLSRDLGADTRPPECIEQTFKRCPPLPTTSVIIVFHNEAWSTLLRTVYSVLHTSPAILLKEIILVDDASADDMLKDELDEYLKALSIVRVVRQKERKGLITARLLGASVSTGDTLTFLDAHCECFHGWLEPLLARIAENSTMVVSPDITTIDLNTFEFMKPSPYGQHHNRGNFDWSLAFGWESLPDPEKRRRRDETYPIMTPTFAGGLFSISKEYFYHIGSYDEQMEIWGGENIEMSFRVWQCGGRLEIIPCSVVGHVFRTKSPHTFPKGTQVIARNQVRLAEVWMDEYKEIFYRRNQQAGQMAKERTFGDISKRVDLRERLQCKSFSWYLKNVYPEIFMPDINPLRFGAVRNVGKDWCLDAGENNEGGKPLIMYPCHGLGGNQYFELSTHHELRHNIQKELCLHGVAEGAVRLEACQYKGRNTFVGPEQKWELNDNKLLRVPRRNMCLTARPEHPSLAPCDPTDTFQLWFFA; encoded by the exons ATGAGTTCCCTGCGTAGACTGCTCCGAAGAAGACTGCGGCCACTGAaggtggcggtggcggcggcggtctTTGTCACGTTCATGGTCTTCATGCAGTGGGAAGTGGGGCGCCAAGGTCCGCAGGAGGACCCGTGGCTGAAAGAGATCAAGGAGAAGCGGGACAGCATGCTGGGCATGGTGATGGGAGCCGTTCAGAACTTCAGGGAGGCCATGCCCAAGATGCAGATTAAAGCACCCGTCCGTCAGAGGGACGGCGCCAACAACACGTCCTGTTTGCCGGGACACTACACGCCGGCGGAGCTCAAAACGGCCCTGGAGAGGCCGCCGCAGAACCCGCTGGCTCCCGGCGCCGGCGGGAAGGCCTTCAACACCGACTCTCTGAGCCCCGAGGAGCAGAAGGAGAAGCAGAGCGGCCAAGATAAGCACTGCTTCAACTTGTACGCCAGCGATCGCATCTCCTTGAGCCGAGACCTGGGCGCCGACACCAGACCCCCAGA ATGTATCGAGCAAACCTTCAAGCGCTGCCCCCCCTTGCCAACCACCAGCGTGATCATCGTGTTTCACAACGAGGCTTGGAGCACCCTGCTAAGGACGGTGTACAGCGTCCTCCACACGTCCCCCGCCATTCTCCTCAAGGAGATTATCCTGGTGGATGACGCCAGCGCTGATG ACATGCTGAAGGACGAGCTGGACGAGTATTTGAAAGCCTTGAGTATCGTTCGCGTGGTTCGTCAAAAAGAGAGGAAAGGCCTCATCACAGCTCGGTTACTGGGCGCCTCCGTGTCCACCGGTGACACACTCACCTTCCTGGACGCGCACT GCGAATGCTTCCACGGTTGGCTGGAGCCGCTGCTTGCCAGGATAGCGGAGAACTCCACCATGGTGGTCAGTCCCGACATAACCACCATCGACCTCAACACGTTCGAGTTCATGAAGCCGTCCCCGTACGGACAGCACCACAACCGGGGCAACTTTGACTGGAGCCTGGCCTTCGGATGGGAGAGTCTTCCGGATCCTGAGAAGCGAAGGCGGAGAGACGAAACCTACCCGATCAT GACTCCTACGTTTGCTGGCGGCCTCTTCTCCATCTCCAAGGAATACTTCTACCACATTGGAAGCTACGATGAGCAAATGGAGATCTGGGGTGGAGAGAATATCGAAATGTCTTTCAGG GTGTGGCAGTGTGGCGGACGTCTGGAGATAATCCCGTGCTCCGTTGTCGGCCATGTTTTCCGCACCAAGAGCCCCCACACCTTCCCCAAGGGCACTCAAGTGATCGCTCGCAACCAGGTCCGACTGGCCGAGGTGTGGATGGACGAGTACAAGGAGATCTTCTACCGGCGTAATCAGCAGGCGGGACAGATGGCCAAAGAG AGAACCTTTGGAGACATCTCCAAACGCGTGGACCTCCGTGAGCGTCTGCAGTGCAAGAGCTTCTCCTGGTATTTGAAGAACGTCTACCCGGAGATCTTCATGCCCGACATCAACCCTCTCCGCTTTGGCGCG GTGAGAAATGTGGGCAAGGACTGGTGCTTGGACGCAGGAGAGAACAACGAGGGCGGCAAGCCTTTGATCATGTACCCGTGTCACGGACTTGGAGGGAATCAG TATTTCGAGTTGTCCACGCATCACGAGCTGCGACACAACATCCAGAAGGAGCTGTGTCTGCACGGGGTCGCCGAGGGGGCGGTCAGGCTGGAGGCGTGCCAGTACAAGGGCAGGAACACCTTTGTAGGACCCGAGCAGAAATGGGAGCTGAATGAT AACAAGCTACTCCGCGTGCCGAGGAGGAACATGTGTCTCACCGCCCGTCCCGAGCATCCTTCCCTTGCTCCCTGTGACCCCACCGACACCTTCCAGCTCTGGTTCTTCGCCTGA